TACAACCCGTTCTTTATCATTCTGAGCCTGATGGATATCGTCGGCGCGATTATCCTTTGGACGTTCGTCAAAGCGCGCGTGGCGGATAACCTGGCCGCGAAGCCTGTTACCGTCTGATCGATCCCCTGATTTTCTCCGGCAAAAGTAAAGCGTGATAAAAATCACGCTTTACTACCATTCTAGTTAATGTAGTCACCAAAAGCTGTCGTAAATCATAAAGCGTACCGGTGTGAAGCGTAAGCTTTATACAAATTTCTTTATTTATCAAATGAGTCACGACCATGGAAAATACGCTGCTTCACGCCCACGCCATTCTCCCTGCCTATCACCGCGACGCGCTGGTTGCCCGCATTGTGCATCTTGGTTTTGGCGCGTTTCACCGCGCGCACCAGGGCGTTTACGCCGATATTCTTGCCGCCGAGCACGGCAGCGACTGGGGCTACTGTGAAATTAACCTGATTGGCGGCGAGCAGCAGATCGCCGATATCCGCCGTCAGGATAATCTCTATACCGTGGCGGAGATGTCCGCCGACGCCTGGCGCGCCCGCGTGGTGGGCGTAGTGAAAAACGCGCTCCATGCGCAGGTGGATGGCCTGGAGGCGGTCTTCGCCGCGCTGTGTGAGCCGCAGGTGGCGATTGTCTCGCTCACCATTACTGAAAAAGGCTACTGCCATTCCCCCGCGACGGGCGAGCTGATGTTAGATCATCCGCTTATCGCCGCCGATCTCGCGCACCCTAAAGCGCCGTCATCCGCCGTTGGGGTGATTGTGGAGGCTCTGGCGCGCCGTAAAGCTGCCGGGCTTGCGGGTTTCAGCGTGATGTCCTGCGATAACATGCCGGAAAACGGGCATGTGACCCGCAACGTCGTGATGGCGTTCGCCTGCGCCGTAAATACCGAACTGGCGGCATGGATCGAGGAGAACGTGACGTTCCCGTCCACGATGGTGGACCGGATTGTGCCAGCGGTGACGCCGGAAACGCTCGATAAAATCGAACAGCTGACCGGCGTGCGCGACCCGGCGGGTGTGGCCTGCGAGCCGTTTCGCCAGTGGGTGATTGAGGATAATTTTGTGGCGGGCCGCCCGGCGTGGGAAAAGGCGGGCGCAGAGCTGGTATGCGATGTGGTGCCGTTTGAGGAGATGAAGCTGCGTATGCTGAATGGCAGCCACTCGTTTCTGGCGTATCTTGGCTATCTGGCGGGGTATCAGCACATAAACGATTGCATGGAAGATACGAATTATCGCCGTGCCGCGCAGGCGTTGATGCTAAACGAACAGGCACCGACGCTCCGCGTGCAGGGTGTGGACCTGGCGCGTTACGCGGATCGGCTGATTGAGCGCTACAGCAACCCGGCGCTGCGTCATCGCACCTGGCAAATCGCGATGGACGGCAGCCAGAAACTGCCGCAGCGCTGGCTCGATTCGTTACGCTGGCATCAGGCGCACGACAGCGCAGCGCCGCTGCTGACGCTCGGCGTGGCGGGCTGGATGCGCTACGTGAGCGGCGTGGATGAGCAGGGCAATGCGATTGAGGTGTGCGATCCGCTGTTAAACGTGATTCAGGAGGCAGTGCGCACCAGCGAAGAGGGTGACGCGCGGGTAAAAGCGCTGCTTAGCATTCGTGAAATTTTTGGCGACGATCTTCCGGCGCGTCCGGAGTTTGTGGCGCAGGTGACGGAGGCGTATAAGCTTCTTCTCGATAACGGTGCCAGAGCGACCGTGGCGCAGTATGTGAAAGCGGTGTGTTGATGGGGTATTAAAGGTGGTGGGTATTGGTGGGTGCGCTTCGCTTACCCACCCTACGAAAACCCATCGCGTTTGTTATTTGTAGGGCGGGTAAGCGGAGCGCACCCGCCGTTCACCAGCATCGGCACCCGCCGTCCAACAATACCCGCCCGACAACTATTAATGCAGGCCCAAACGAATCAACTCGACCGGCTCGAATTTCCCTTCGCAACCTTCCACTTCGACGGTACGGCCACGGCGAATTTGTTCCGGCGTCATGCCGTCGCCGTGAATCGCTTTAATCACGCCGGTCTGCCCGGTGGTGCTGATCATGACACGGCTGCCGGTGGTAATCGCGTTACGGTTGCGATCGTAGGTCATCATGGTGATATCTCCTCTGAATAGTTGGGAATGATCCAGACGAGCCCCATTTTAAAAATCACGACCTGAAAAACGTTAATCTCGATCAAAAACAGGGCATTTGTGTGATGAATGTCACTGTCCGTAACTATTCGCCCGCGGGCGCGTTACGTACGATCTTCCCGCTCGCGATATCAATATCGATATTCGCCACCACCGGTGCGACTTCAGGGTCGGCCGCGCCGCGACAACCCTCGCGGGTATGATCTTCACGCACCAGCAAACGGTAAATACCGCCGTCCTGCGCGTTCTCATAGAAAATACACTGGCCGTTGGGGTTGAGCTGCAACGAGACGGTGCGGGTCACGCGGGCAAGCGCGCTGGCGCTGATATCCTCGCGCCATGTCTCGCCCGCGTCGGTGGCGTGCAGGGCCGCCGATTCTAGCCAGCCTTTCACAATTCGCCCGTCCTTGCCGTACCATGTCGCCTCGCTGAACCCGCGCAGCGTGCGGTTCACGCTCACCGTATCGCCCGCCACCAGAAACACCTGCTGGCTGCGGCACTGCGCGTCGGGAGCGGTGTAAAAGAAATGTCGTCCGCTGCCGGTGACTTCGTAGCGGTTCGCGGTCTCCGGGGTATCCTGTACACCGTCCAGTTCCCGCAGGCGAGCGGCGCAGACGCCTTCCGGCTTAAGGATTTCCTGCTGCGCGTTAAGCGCCGCGGTTTCCATCCAGCCGGTCGCCACGCGGCCTTTGCTGTCGCGATAACTCACCCAGGCGAACGGGCGCGTTTTATCATCCGCGTTCTGGCTGTCGCTTTGGGAAAGACGAAACACCTGCACGGCGTCGCCCGGCAACAGAAACGCGTCAAGGCGGCATTCCGGCGAGGGCGCGGAATAAAAATGCGCGCGCGGCGTGGCGGTGACGGTACTCGCCGACCACGTAAAATCCGCGGCGGCCGTGGCGTTCGCCTCGCTCTGGAGACAATCGGCCAGCAGCGGTGAAGAGAAAAGGGTGCAGCCCATAAGCAGTAATGCGCGCATTACATATCCATCCCTGAGTCGGTTAACAACGCCGCGCGGTTACTCTTCGGTGAACCAGTCGCGGTTTTCCTGACGGATCAGCAATACCGATTCGCTGATCTCCTGCAAGTGCAGGCGCATGGCGTCGTCGGCGGCTTGCGGGTCGCGGCGCTCCAGCGCGTGAAAGATATCGTTATGCTGGCGCAGCAGCATTTCCGGCGGGGAGACGTGATCGAGGCTCATATAGCGCACCCGGTCGATGGTCGCTTTGATGTTTTCCACGGTGTCCCAGGCGAGCTGGCAGTCGGCGACCTGCGTCAGGCGGTGGTGAAATTCGTCGTCAAGCTGAAAAAAATCGCTTAGCTGCTTGCGGTCGATGGCCGTGCGCTGCTGATTAAGGTTTTGCTCAAGCTGATAGAGATCCGCGTCGGTCACCATGCCCGCCGCCCGTTGCACCACGGCCCGCTCAATGGCCTGGCGCACAAAGCAGCCGTTGCGCACCTGGCGCAGCGAAATCTTATTCACAAAACTGCCGCGCTGCGGGCGGATCTGAATCAACCCGTTTTCGGCAAGCTTGATAAACGCCTCACGCACCGGCTGGCGCGACACGTCAAAGCGCACCGAGACTTCCTTTTCAGAAAGCGGCGTGCCCGGCGGGATCAAACAGTGCACGATATCGCGGCGCAGGATGCGGTAAATCTGTTGGCTCACCGGCTGGGTCGGGTTGAGCGGAGTTTCAGCGGCCATTCTTTTGTCTTTATTTGCGGGTAACTGCGGCAATTTAACATTAATTGCCCACCCCGCCCAGCGTGGACGGGGTACGGGCAGAGGAGCATTACTGGCGATGCACGCTAAGCCCGGCGAAGCTCTGGCTGACCGGCATCATCTCGACGGTGTTGATATTGACATGCGGCGGGAGCGTCGCCACCCACCAGACCGCTTCGGTCACATCGTCCGGCGTCAGTGCGGTGGTATTTTCGTAGGTTTTGCCCGCTTTATCGTCGTCGCCTTTAAAACGCACGTTCGAGAATTCGGTGCCGCCCACGAGGCCCGGCTCGATATCCGTCACGCGCACGGCGGTGCCGTGTAGATCGGTGCGCAGGTTAAGGCTGAACTGGCGCACAAACGCTTTGGTCGCGCCATAGACGTTGCCGCCCGCGTAAGGCCAGCTGCCTGCCGTGGAGCCGATGTTAATGACGTGACCGCGGTTACGCTCAACCATGCCGGGCAGCACTGCGCGGGTCATATAGACCAGGCCTTTATTGTTGGTGTCTATCATGTTTTCCCAGTCTTCGACGCTCGCTTTATGCGCAGGCTCCAGCCCCAGCGCCAGCCCGGCGTTGTTGACCAGCACGTCGATATCGCGCCACTCCAGCGGCAGGCTGCTGATGGCCTCTTCGATCGCCGCGCGATTGCGCACGTCCAGTTGCAGCGTCAGGACGCTTTCGCCAAGTTCATCCTTCAGCGCGTCGAGGCGCGCCTGGCGGCGGCCTGTCGCGATGACTTTATGACCGTTCTTCACAAACCGGCGGGTAATGGCTTCGCCAAACCCGGCCGTCGCACCGGTAACCAGAATAATCATCTCGCTGTTCCTCAAGGCTTTTTCAGAGCAGTTACCTTAGCACGCCCGGCGCGCCCTGTGGAATATCACTTCCTGATGGGTTGCGGCGCGAAACCATTGCCGTTTGCGGCGAGGCTGCATAAGCTGTGATTTTACCATCACGCTTTTGCGGAGATCCTCATGCCGGTAACGACCCCTTTTTCATCAGCCAGTACGCTGCCTTACGAGGCGCCGCCGTTCGACGCGATAACCGATAACGACTACCGCCCGGCCTTTGACGAGGCGGTGCGCCAGAAGCGCGCCGAGGTGGAGGCGATCGCCTCCGACCCCGCCGCGCCGGCGTTTGAAAACACGTATCTGGCGCTTGAGCGCAGCGGTGCGATGCTCGCGCGCGTCACCAGCGTCTTTTTCGCGATGACCTCCGCGCACACCAATGATTATCTGCAGACGCTGGATGAAGAATTCTCCACGGAGCTTGCGGCGCTGTCCGATGATATTCACTTTAATGAAACCCTATTCGCGCGGCTCAACACCGTTTATGAGCAGCGCGACGCGCTGGGGCTGGATGAGGAATCGCGCCGTCTGGTGGAGGTCGTCTGGCAGCAGTTTATGCTTGCGGGCGCGACGCTTGGCGCGGAGCAAAAAGCACAGCTTAAAGCGCTTAACCGCGAGGCCGCGCAGCTCACAAGCCAGTTTAACCAGCGTCTGCTGGCGGCGGATAAAGCGGGCGGACTGCTGGTGTCATCCCGCGAGGCGCTGGCAGGGCTGAGTGAAGCCGAGGTTGCCGCCGCCGCGCAGGCCGCGCGTGAAAAAGGGCAGGAAGGACGCTGGCTTATCGCGCTGCTGAACACCACGCAGCAGCCCGCGTTACAGTCGCTGGAGTGTCGCGAGACACGCGAGGCCCTTTTTAAAGCGGGCTGGCACCGCACCGAAAAAGGCGACGCCAACGACACCCGCGCGCTGGTGTTGCGTCTGGCGCAACTGCGCGCGCAGCAGGCGGCGCTGCTCGGCTTTAAGGATTTCGCCTCCTGGACTATCGCCGATCAAATGGCCAAAACGCCGGAGGCGGCGCTGCGCTTTATGCGCGATATCGTGCCGGCGGCGACGGCGCGCGCCAATCGGGAGCTTGCCGATATTCAGCAGGTGATTGACCGCGAGAACGGCGGTTTTCAGGCCGAAGCCTGGGACTGGGCGTTTTATGCCGAACAGGTGCGGCGCGAGAAATACGCGCTCGACGACGCGCAGATCAAACCGTATTTCGAGCTGGATAATGTGCTTATTCACGGCGTCTTTTACGCCGCCAGCACGCTGTTCGGGCTTCGTTTCCAGGAACGTACCGACATTCCGGTTTATCACCCGGATGTCCGCGTCTGGGAAATTTTCGATAAAGACGGCAGCGGGCTTGCGCTGTTTTACGGCGATTTCTTCGCCCGCGACAGCAAGAGCGGCGGCGCATGGATGGGCAATTTCGTCGATCAGTCCACGCTCACCGGCCACAGGCCGGTTATCTACAATGTCTGTAACTACCTGAAGCCCGCCGCCGGGCAGCCTGCGCTCATCTCCTGGGATGACGTTATCACGCTGTTCCATGAGTTTGGCCATACGCTGCACGGTCTTTTCGCCAGCCAGCGCTACGCGACACTCTCCGGCACCAACACGCCGCGTGATTTCGTGGAGTTCCCGTCGCAAATCAACGAACACTGGGCGAGCCACCCGGACGTTTTCGCGAACTTTGCGCGCCATTACCAGACCGGCGAGCCGATGCCGGACGCGCTTCGCGAAAAACTCTTCCGCGCGGCGCGCTTTAACAAAGGCTACGACATGACCGAGCTGTTAGCCGCGGCGTTGCTCGATCAGCACTGGCACAGCCTGACGCCGCAATCCACCCCCGAGGATGTGACCGCGTTTGAAGCAGCGGCGCTTTCGCAGGAGCACATCGCGCTGCGTGCCGTCCCGCCGCGCTACCGGAGCAGCTATTTCGCCCACATCTTTGGCGGCGGCTACGCAGCGGGCTACTACGCCTATCTCTGGACACAAATGCTCGCGGACGACGGCTATCAGTGGTTTGTGGAGCAGGGCGGCTTGAGTGCGCAAAACGGCGCGCGCTTTCGCGACGCCATTCTTTCGCGCGGCAACAGTCGCGATCTCGAAGCGTTATGGCTCGCCTGGCGCGGCCACGCCCCACGCATCGAGCCGATGCTGGAAAACCGTGGCTTAACGGAATAAACCCACGTTTAGGTGACGTTGAACCTGCGCATGGCATGATGCAGAAATAAGCGTGATGTTGAGCGCAGGACAAAAACAATCCATGCAAGCCTTACCGTCAGTTCACGCTGGCGGTATTTTTTTGCCTTTCGTTCAGTCATCCCATTTATTGCTGCAATACGCGGCAAGAAACCCCACCAGCAAGACAATTCCCGGCATACAGATAAAGAGATCCGCAGCTCCCGGCATCACGACTCCCGCCTTTAGTCACACCCTTCTTTAACAAAGCCCTTAACGTATGACGTAAAGACGACAGCGGGATAATAGTTTGGCGACAGACGCGCTTAGCGGGCGTTTTCGCAGAGCGGCTCGTCGGGAAGGTTGGCGGCGTCAGGTAGCTCAGGCGGCGTTGCGAAACCGGGTCCGGCGCTGAACAGCGGCATACCGTCAAGCTGCCACTGCTGCCAGAGCGTGAGCTGGGCGGGTGTGAGCGGCACATCGCTGTAAATCAGATAGTGATCGGCGGCGAACTGCGTGAGATCGGGCAGCGATACGGGCTGTTGCATCACATCGATACGAAACCCTTCACCGGAAAAGCGGATCGCTTCCAGCCAGACGTTCAGCGGATCGTGGCTGTTCATCGCTATCACCACCAGCCCGGACGCCGGACGCTTGCGCAACGACTGCATCAGAAAGGTGGCGTATTCGATAATCAGCGTGTCGAAGCGCGCGCGGCGCGTTAACTGCGCGCTGGCGTGACCGTGGCTCAGCCACAGGCGCAGGGGCAGCACGACCTTATCCAGCAGCATCGCAGCGGGCAGTTCGCGGCCCATTTTGAGCAGGAACGCACGGCCCTTTTCGAGGCAGGGTTTCTCAAGCGTGGCGAGCAGTTGCTCCTGCCACACTTCCCACTGGCTGATCTGGGTCGTCTGTTCACCCTTCAGAATGCGGGCGACTTCATCCAGCGGCAGGCCGCGGTCGAGCCATTTCAGGATGGCGTGAATGCGCATCAGATGACTGTAGTCAAAATAGCGTCTGCCGCTGTCGTCGCGTACGGGCTGCAATAATCCTGACCGCTGCCACGCGCGTAAATTAGGCATGCTGACTCCGCACTGATCGGAGAGCATTTCGATCGTGAAATGAGACATGGCGATTCCTTAATGCCAGGCTGCAATACAAAACAGGAGAGGAATGGCCCTTTCATGAGAAACGAAAAGGAAGAAGAGAACAGGGTTTACGCTAACACACTTCGTCCACCCTGCTAATCATTAATGGTGCATTATTCAATATTCATTCTGAATATGAATATGCATTAGGTAAGCTGATAATGCCGGTTCGGCAATAATTTAGCCGGTTTTTGCGGCTCGTCGTTCATTTCACGTAAGTCTATTTCAATATTATTGCAAAGCGCGTCCAGCGGCAGATCGTTATCTTCGGTGCCGAACGGATCTTCCAGCTCCTCCGCCAGCGTATCAAGCGCAATAAAGGTGTATGAAATAAATACGGACACAAACGGCGTCATAAAGTGCAGGTCAGTCACCAGCGCGAACGGCAGCATAATACAGAAGCAATAAACCGTGCGGTGCAGCATTAGCGAATAGGCGAACGGCGGCGGCGTATTGGCGATGCGCTCGCAGCCCGCCAGAACTGCCGTAAGCTGATTAATATGCTGATCGAGCGTCTGAAAGAGAATATCGGACAGCCCGTTGCGCCGTGCGGCGAGCCACTCACCCATAATAAGTAAAATCGTATTACAGGGTGAATTGCTGTTCATTACGCGCGCCATTTCACTGCGGGTGAGATACCGGTCGAGCACATTGTCGAGCTTTCTGCGCCGTAGTGTCAGGCGCAGGCAGTGGCAAAACGCCACTTCCAGATTCACCAGATGATGCAACTCCTGCGTGTTATCCGGCAGCAATGTGCGGGCGGTGCGCAGCAGTGAGCGACAGTGGATAACCAGCTGTCCCCAAATCAGGCGCGCCTCATTAAACCGGGCGAAACAAGTGCTATTGCGAAAGCCGAGGAAAATCGCAATCGCCACGCCGAGAATACTGAACGGGGCGGTGGTCAGCTTAATTCCAAGCTCCTCGTACCACGGTAAAAAGAAAATAACCGTCACGGAGAGAAGGAAATTAAGGAGTAGTCGGGTGGAAATTTTGGCTAATACGGAACCATGCCAGACAAAAAGTCGGGCGAACCAGTGCTGAGGGGGACGAACAATCATGATACTCACAAGGGGTTAACAAAAGCGCTACTTATTAAACGAGATAGCGCTTTTGTCTGCAACCTGAAAACGCAGCGTCTTACCCTAAGGGAATGAAATTGGCCTTTTCACGAGCCAGCCAGTCGCGGGACTTTCTCAGCGAACCGCCTTTGCGGAACAGCAGAAACACGTCTTGTCCCATAATCAGCACCATAAAACGGTCTTTTAACTTCATGGAGGGGCAGCAGTACCATTTCTGTTTCATTAATCACTCCTCGGCGGAAATTAAATCAACGAACGACACTTCGCAGATAAATAATAGACCTGACAGCGACCCGGAAATAATTAACGCTTTCTTTTAAGAGTTTTCTTATTAAGCGAAAGCGCAAGACGATAAAACCCTTTGGTTTTCAGGAGATAAACACACCCTGTAAAATATATTGGTACAAGCGCAGCGTTAAAATAGTTGATTGCGGCTAATGTGACTTGCGAAACGGGGATCCCTGCCTATAGTTACTTCTGCGTTCGCACTGTGGGGACGCGGTTTAAATTATCTCTGCTTATCCGAGGAGAATATTATGGGTCAACATCGTGGTGGTTCAGGTAATTTTGCTGAAGATCGTGAACGCGCTTCTGAGGCCGGTCGAAAAGGCGGGCAGAATAGCGGCGGGAATTTTAAAAATGACCGCGAGCGTGCAGCGGAAGCGGGCCGCAAAGGCGGCAAAAGCAGCAGCCGTTCCTCTTCCTGACGGACCGGCGGGCCGCATGCGCCCGGTATAACGTCCCTCCGGTATGGGTTAATGCTCATACCGGAGGTCGTTTAGCGCATGACGTAAATACCTCTTATTTATTTAATGACCTCATGAAATTACAACGCGCAGTAAAAATAACGTTGCTTCCGCTTCTTTCCTTCGCTTTTTTTGCGCAGGCAGAAAACGCCACACCGCCGGGTGCCGATAAAAGCACGACGACCCATTTACTGGAAACCGGTGCGGCCGTATTGCAAAGTAACGCTCCGTTAAAAGGATTTGATATTTATCTGGTGGGCTTTCATCCGATGAAAGAGATCCCCGAAAAACAGATGGAAGCGCACCATTATTGCCATCAGGTGAATCAGGATTTCGCCCAGTGCGTCTTATTTGACGGTAATACTGAAGACGCCAGAATGAACGGCGTGGAATATATCATCTCCGAAAAACTCTTTAATCAACTACCAGCGCAGGAAAAACACTATTGGCATCCGCACAACGGTGAAATTCTTAGCGGCCAGCTTATCGCGCCGGGGATCCCGGCTCCTGCGGAGCATCGTCTGATGCAGGAAAAAATGAACAGCTACGGCAAAACCTGGCATGTCTGGCACACCGGCGGGCCGGGCGATAAAGGCGACGCGCTGCCGCTTGGGCCGCCGATGCTCGCCTGGTCCTTCAACCGCGACGGCGAGGCGAAGCCTGAGTTGGTCAGTGAGCGCGACAAAAAGCTTGGCGTGAATACTGACGAGATCCGCCGCTCTCGCGCAGACCTTGAAAAATTCGCGAAGCCGCAAAGCGGCGTCGATGCCCTGAAAGGGCAGTTTAAAGGCGATATCAAAGATATTCCCGGCGTCGTGGACAGCAGCGCCGCGTCTGAGAAAAAATAACCCCTGTTTGTGCCTTTCGTTTTCCCCACTTCGGTGGGGATTCTTTTATTTGCTACATGAATATTTTTCAACACCCATGAAATTTCCTCGTTTGCCTGACGCGCAGTGAAATGCCATTCTCTGGACATATAGACATCCAGACGGCTAAACATTCAATTATTGAACTATCACCTGACGTGACCATCGCGGCAGGCTACGAGGAGAACACCATGCAGCGTCAACACGCCCCGTTTCGCGCCGATATCGTCGGCAGCTTTTTACGCCCGGATGCCATCAAGCAGGCCCGCCAGCAGTTTGCGGCAGGGGAGATAGACGCCGCGCACCTGCGTAAAATCGAAGATGACGCCATTCGCCACGCGGTCGAGCAGCAGTGCGCCTGCGGGCTGCATGTGGTAACTGACGGCGAATTCCGCCGCGCCTGGTGGCATCTCGATTTCTTCGGCGCGCTGCAGGGCGTTGAACTGGTGGAAGTGAATCAGGGCATTCAGTTCAACGGCATCCAGACCAAAGCCCAGAGCGTGCGTGTGACCGGTAAAGTGGCGTTTGGCGACCACCCGATGCTGGAGGATTTCCGCTTCCTGAAAAGCGTCAGCGGCAATGCCGAGCCGAAAATGACCATTCCAAGCCCGAGCGTACTGCATTTCCGCGGCGGCGCGGCGGCCATTGACCGTAACGTCTACCCGGATCTGAAAGACTACTTCGACGATCTCGCCACCACCTGGCGCGACGCCATCCGCGCCTTTTACGACGCGGGCTGCCGCTACCTGCAACTGGATGACACCGTCTGGGCGTATCTGTGCTCTGATGAGCAGCGTCGTCAAATCCGCGAGCGCGGCGACGATCCGGACGAACTGGCGCGCATTTATGCCCGCGTGCTGAACCAGGCGCTGGAGGGCAAACCAGAGGATTTAACCATCGGGCTGCACGTCTGCCGTGGGAATTTCCGCTCAAGCTGGATTGCCGAAGGCGGCTATGAGCCGGTGGCCGAAGTGCTGTTTGGTACTGTGAATATCGATGCGTTTTTCCTGGAGTATGACAACGACCGCTCTGGCGATTTCGCGCCGCTGCGCTTTATCCGTCCGGGTAAACAGCAGGTGGTGCTGGGGCTTATCACCACCAAAAACGGCGAGCTGGAGAACCCGGAGCTGATTAAAGCGCGTCTGGAAGAGGCGGCGAAATATGTCGATATCAGCCAGATTTGCTTAAGCCCGCAGTGCGGTTTCGCCTCGACGGAAGAGGGCAACAGCATCACGCCCGCCGAGCAGTGGGAAAAAGTGCGACTGGTGACGAGTGTCGCCAGCGAAGTGTGGTAAGGCGGGCATGTAGAACGGCGGGTGCGCGATGCTTACCCGCCCTACAGAAACTCTACCCTCATCGTAGGGTGGATAAGCGCAGCGCACCCACCTTGCGATTGGCGCAGTGTAATTTGTAGGGTGGGTAAGCGTAGCGCACCCACCTTTGTTTTTTTACCCTCAGCCGGGGGAGGCGATATGCAAGACCTGTGAACAGGTTCCGTTCGCCAGAACGCCGCCTTTATAGGAGAACCTTCCTCACGCGAACGTGCAAAGGGGGCTCGCCGCCGCCCCCTTTGCAATCCCGGCTCCCGGCGGAAATCGGCCCTCAGGGGCCGATTTTTTTTAGCCGGAGTAAAACCAACCTCTTTACCCTCGGTTTATTTTGAAAGGCGGGTGCGCTTTGCTTACCCGCCCTACAAAACGCCACCTTTATCGCATGGTGGGTGCGCTTTACTTACCCGTGCTACAAAAGCCATCCTTATCGTAGGGTGGGTAAGCGCAGCGCACCCACCATTTATATTGATAGCCACCGGCACACAATCTCCCTGACCATCGCAAAAATTTATTCCTGCCCCTGTTAACCATCATCTTTATTTATTTTTTCAATGCATTGCACATTTATGTCGCATCGCTGCACCACAACGAGCCTGCTTATTACCGAAATTGGGAATTATTGAATGTAATTCACAGGGTGTTTTTGAATTTTATTTTTAATATGTTGAAATGTATGAATTTTTAAAATCTGGCACTCTCTTTGCTAAATAACTTCCATCTTGTATACCAGATGGGATGCCAGTTATGTCACAGAGTTCACCACTGTTTACCCCTCTGACGCTTGCTGAGTGGCGCAGGGAATATCAGGACGATCCAACGCGCATTACGGAAATTTATTCCGCGGCTTTTACCGATGAAGAGAATAACGATCCGGCATGG
The genomic region above belongs to Cronobacter malonaticus LMG 23826 and contains:
- a CDS encoding OBAP family protein translates to MKLQRAVKITLLPLLSFAFFAQAENATPPGADKSTTTHLLETGAAVLQSNAPLKGFDIYLVGFHPMKEIPEKQMEAHHYCHQVNQDFAQCVLFDGNTEDARMNGVEYIISEKLFNQLPAQEKHYWHPHNGEILSGQLIAPGIPAPAEHRLMQEKMNSYGKTWHVWHTGGPGDKGDALPLGPPMLAWSFNRDGEAKPELVSERDKKLGVNTDEIRRSRADLEKFAKPQSGVDALKGQFKGDIKDIPGVVDSSAASEKK
- a CDS encoding cobalamin-independent methionine synthase II family protein; this encodes MQRQHAPFRADIVGSFLRPDAIKQARQQFAAGEIDAAHLRKIEDDAIRHAVEQQCACGLHVVTDGEFRRAWWHLDFFGALQGVELVEVNQGIQFNGIQTKAQSVRVTGKVAFGDHPMLEDFRFLKSVSGNAEPKMTIPSPSVLHFRGGAAAIDRNVYPDLKDYFDDLATTWRDAIRAFYDAGCRYLQLDDTVWAYLCSDEQRRQIRERGDDPDELARIYARVLNQALEGKPEDLTIGLHVCRGNFRSSWIAEGGYEPVAEVLFGTVNIDAFFLEYDNDRSGDFAPLRFIRPGKQQVVLGLITTKNGELENPELIKARLEEAAKYVDISQICLSPQCGFASTEEGNSITPAEQWEKVRLVTSVASEVW